Within the Dialister hominis genome, the region TCGCTGGAGCAGTACGGATGCGCATAATAGATCCGTGTGTGACTTAGTTTCTCTAGCTCCGACAGGCTAGAAAACTCACTGCCATTGTCTGTCGTAATGCTGAGGAACACTTGGCTGAAACAGCCGCGGAACATTCCATCCTTCAATTTTCTGAAGGCTGCTATTACAGAGGCACTTTCCTTGTTGGGCAGTTTTCTGATGAGGGAACAGCGTGTCTTGCGCTCAACCAGAGTCAGCAGTACTTCGTCCTTTGAGCGAGATCCCAGTACAAGGTCACACTCCCAATGCCCGAAATCCTGACGCTCATCCACAGAAGGATCGCGCTCATCTATACTGCGGCCGAACTTCTTCTTACGCTCACGAACCCGCTTCCTGGCGTTTTTTCGCTTGACGCGCAAGGGCAGGTCAATACTCTTGATTTTTCCTAGGAGCCCCAGCGTGACATAGTTGTACAGGGTTTTCGTACAGACCATCTCGCCACGTTGAAATTCTCCCGTAACCAGTGCCCTGCCAAAGCAGGCATCGAGCGACCAGTGATGTTCCTGAAGTCTCTTCTGCACATAGTCGAGGAATGCTTCCTTTGCTATGGCGT harbors:
- a CDS encoding IS30 family transposase; the encoded protein is MDQNHFTTDTLRKKGAHLTFEERVIIQTRLRDKQSYRSIAREIGCCVNTVRNEVKRGKVLCYNGKVERYRAADGQSTYEAHRENCGRKCDAIAKEAFLDYVQKRLQEHHWSLDACFGRALVTGEFQRGEMVCTKTLYNYVTLGLLGKIKSIDLPLRVKRKNARKRVRERKKKFGRSIDERDPSVDERQDFGHWECDLVLGSRSKDEVLLTLVERKTRCSLIRKLPNKESASVIAAFRKLKDGMFRGCFSQVFLSITTDNGSEFSSLSELEKLSHTRIYYAHPYCSSDKGTNENHNGLFRRFLPKGKKIQDYPVEHISRVECWANTLPRKILGYKTPEECFREEMLAALTA